The Buchnera aphidicola (Takecallis arundicolens) genome has a window encoding:
- a CDS encoding YhgN family NAAT transporter, protein MNEMISTTILLILIMDPLGNLPIVMSILKHLTPKRRIFVLLREMIIALGIMIFFLLAGEKTLSILDLKAETVSIAGGIILFLIAIKMIFPDEQKNDKKTDLTEPFLVPLAIPLVAGPSLLATLMLLSHQYSNQILTLSLSLFIAWSTTVCVLLLSDVFLKFLGPKGVNALERLMGLILIMLSTQMFLDGITTWCKL, encoded by the coding sequence ATGAATGAAATGATTTCTACTACCATATTATTAATACTAATTATGGATCCATTAGGTAATTTACCTATTGTGATGTCTATTCTTAAACATTTAACCCCAAAAAGACGTATATTTGTCTTGTTAAGAGAAATGATTATTGCACTAGGAATTATGATTTTTTTTTTACTAGCAGGTGAAAAAACACTATCAATACTTGATCTAAAAGCAGAAACTGTCTCTATTGCAGGTGGGATTATATTATTCCTAATTGCAATCAAAATGATTTTTCCAGATGAACAAAAAAATGATAAAAAAACTGATTTAACAGAACCATTTTTAGTGCCATTGGCTATACCACTAGTAGCAGGACCATCATTATTAGCAACATTAATGTTATTGTCACATCAATATTCCAATCAAATATTAACATTATCATTATCTTTATTTATTGCCTGGAGTACTACTGTTTGTGTACTTTTATTATCAGATGTATTTTTAAAATTTTTAGGACCAAAAGGTGTAAATGCTTTAGAAAGGTTAATGGGACTCATACTAATTATGCTATCAACACAAATGTTTTTAGATGGTATTACAACATGGTGTAAACTATAA
- a CDS encoding phosphoglycerate kinase codes for MKDIDLYNKRVLIRVDFNVPLNNNIIISDNRIQASIPTIKYALKKNAKVILMSHLGRPKEGEYCQKLSMQPIIQYLKKIFYKNKIYYSNHLKPITIQPGELLILENVRFNPGEKNNDEILSKKYANLCDIFVMDAFGSAHRKEASTYGVGMFAKISCAGILFASEINALTRALKNPKQPMISIVGGAKISTKFKLLKQLSKISDTVIVGGGIANTFLAIDYNIGKSLYEPKFIPLAKIIRAKNNILIPVDSRVGTKFSKNSLAIVKKPYQIQNNEEIMDIGDESIKNMIETLKKAKTILWNGPMGVFEFPNFSVGTKALAKNISKNQAFCIAGGGETINVIDMFNIKNKISYISTGGGAFLEFVEGKKLPTIQMLETSKKKHYVS; via the coding sequence ATGAAAGATATAGATTTATATAATAAAAGAGTATTAATTCGTGTAGATTTTAATGTTCCATTAAATAATAATATAATAATATCAGATAACCGTATCCAGGCAAGTATTCCAACAATTAAATATGCTTTAAAAAAAAATGCAAAGGTAATACTAATGTCACATTTAGGCCGACCAAAAGAAGGTGAATATTGTCAAAAATTATCTATGCAACCTATAATACAATATTTAAAAAAAATATTTTATAAAAATAAAATTTACTATAGTAATCATCTTAAACCCATCACAATACAACCAGGTGAATTACTTATATTGGAAAATGTACGATTTAATCCAGGTGAAAAAAATAACGATGAAATATTATCCAAAAAATATGCAAATTTATGTGATATATTTGTCATGGATGCTTTTGGTAGCGCACATAGAAAAGAAGCTTCCACATATGGAGTAGGTATGTTTGCTAAAATTTCATGTGCCGGTATATTGTTTGCTTCTGAAATAAATGCTTTAACACGAGCTTTAAAAAATCCGAAACAACCTATGATATCTATTGTAGGAGGAGCAAAAATATCTACAAAATTTAAATTATTAAAACAACTGTCTAAAATTTCTGATACTGTCATTGTTGGAGGCGGTATTGCAAATACATTTTTAGCTATTGATTATAATATCGGAAAATCGTTATATGAACCTAAATTTATTCCATTAGCAAAGATAATACGTGCCAAAAATAATATATTAATACCAGTTGATTCCAGAGTAGGAACAAAATTTTCAAAAAATAGCCTGGCTATTGTTAAAAAACCATATCAAATCCAAAATAATGAAGAAATTATGGATATTGGTGATGAAAGCATTAAAAATATGATTGAAACTCTTAAAAAAGCAAAAACTATTCTTTGGAATGGACCAATGGGTGTATTCGAATTTCCAAATTTTTCAGTTGGTACAAAAGCACTTGCAAAAAATATTTCAAAAAATCAAGCATTTTGTATTGCAGGAGGTGGAGAAACAATTAATGTTATTGATATGTTTAATATAAAAAATAAAATATCGTACATTTCAACAGGAGGTGGGGCTTTTTTAGAATTTGTAGAAGGTAAAAAATTACCTACAATACAGATGTTAGAAACATCTAAAAAAAAACATTATGTATCATAA
- the fbaA gene encoding class II fructose-bisphosphate aldolase has product MLHPMYDIKSGVIFGQDIHKIFKLAKEKKFAIPAINCTNLDTINTVLEVAYTVKSPVIIQLSYGSSICIAGNNIPKISNIKKATLGAISAAKHVHYVAKYYNIPVILHTDHCHIDILPWVDNLIQISTENMKKKGYPIFSSHMLDLSKEPIKKNIKICSHFLNKIKHNNMFLEIELGCTGGEEDGVNNENINTELLYTKPEDVNYAYEKLIKISTNFTIAASFGNVHGVYQPGNIKLKPDILYNTQQYICKKHNLDINPINFVFHGGSGSSIKDIHQSINYGVVKMNIDTDIQWASWEGILEYYQNFKLYLQTQLGNPSGPYEPNKKYYDPRKWTRKSQDKIYKKLIKIFTTLNAYDVW; this is encoded by the coding sequence ATGCTTCATCCAATGTATGATATTAAATCAGGGGTCATTTTTGGACAAGATATACATAAAATTTTTAAGCTAGCTAAAGAAAAAAAATTCGCCATACCAGCTATTAATTGTACAAACCTAGATACGATCAATACAGTATTAGAAGTAGCTTATACAGTTAAATCTCCAGTCATCATACAATTGTCTTATGGCAGTTCTATTTGTATTGCTGGAAATAATATACCAAAAATTTCAAATATCAAAAAAGCAACATTAGGAGCAATTTCTGCAGCAAAACACGTACACTATGTTGCAAAATATTATAATATTCCAGTAATACTACATACTGATCATTGTCATATAGACATTTTACCGTGGGTTGATAACTTAATTCAAATTAGTACAGAGAATATGAAAAAGAAAGGATATCCTATTTTTTCTTCACATATGTTAGATTTATCAAAAGAACCAATAAAAAAAAATATAAAAATATGTAGCCATTTTTTAAATAAAATCAAGCATAATAATATGTTTTTAGAAATAGAACTTGGTTGTACAGGAGGAGAAGAAGATGGTGTAAATAATGAAAATATAAATACTGAACTACTGTATACAAAACCTGAAGATGTAAATTATGCATATGAAAAACTTATAAAAATTAGTACTAATTTTACTATCGCAGCATCTTTTGGAAATGTTCATGGAGTATATCAACCAGGAAATATAAAATTAAAACCTGATATTCTATATAATACACAACAATACATTTGTAAAAAACATAATTTAGATATAAATCCAATTAATTTTGTTTTCCATGGAGGATCTGGATCTTCTATTAAAGACATTCATCAATCTATTAATTATGGTGTAGTTAAAATGAATATTGATACTGATATACAATGGGCATCCTGGGAAGGTATTCTAGAATATTATCAAAATTTTAAACTGTATTTACAAACACAATTAGGTAACCCAAGTGGTCCGTATGAACCAAATAAAAAATACTATGACCCAAGAAAGTGGACAAGAAAGTCTCAAGATAAAATATATAAAAAATTAATTAAAATATTTACAACACTAAATGCATATGATGTATGGTAA
- the mscS gene encoding small-conductance mechanosensitive channel MscS, whose amino-acid sequence MQECNVINNINYFGNWIILHQKILLKYIINIISAIIIMLIGIFTSKVISTTFNKILYNRKIDTTISDFLTIVARYTIVTISIIISLGRLGVQTTSVIAILGAAGMAIGLALQGSLSNFAAGVLLIIFSPLRVGEYVFFKNISGTVLNIHVFYTTLKTLDGKIIVVPNGKITSNNIINYSREPCRRNEFIINVTNSANVDLVIKILKDIMYNEPRVLKDKDITVGLNKLEPYYMNFVARCWSNTNILNTVYWDLMIQFKKALDENKILLPYKRLEIRINKKRK is encoded by the coding sequence ATGCAAGAATGTAACGTAATAAATAATATTAATTATTTCGGTAACTGGATAATACTACACCAGAAAATATTGTTAAAATATATCATAAATATAATATCAGCAATCATTATTATGTTAATCGGTATTTTTACTTCTAAAGTCATCTCTACAACATTTAATAAAATATTATATAATAGAAAAATTGATACTACAATATCAGATTTTCTCACTATTGTTGCACGATATACGATAGTTACCATTAGTATAATTATTTCGTTGGGTAGATTAGGAGTACAAACAACATCAGTAATCGCTATTTTAGGCGCTGCTGGAATGGCAATTGGATTAGCATTACAAGGATCACTTTCGAATTTTGCAGCTGGAGTGTTATTAATTATATTTAGCCCATTACGCGTAGGAGAATATGTTTTTTTTAAAAATATTTCTGGAACAGTATTAAATATCCATGTATTTTACACAACATTAAAAACACTAGATGGTAAAATTATTGTTGTTCCAAATGGAAAAATTACTTCAAATAACATTATTAACTATTCACGTGAACCATGTCGTAGAAATGAATTTATAATTAATGTTACAAATAGTGCTAATGTTGATTTGGTCATTAAAATATTGAAAGATATTATGTATAATGAACCAAGAGTCTTAAAAGATAAAGATATTACTGTAGGTTTAAACAAATTAGAACCATACTATATGAATTTTGTTGCGCGATGCTGGAGTAACACAAATATTTTAAATACAGTATATTGGGATTTAATGATACAGTTTAAAAAAGCTTTAGATGAGAATAAAATTCTTTTACCATATAAACGATTAGAAATAAGAATTAATAAAAAAAGAAAATAA
- the ribE gene encoding 6,7-dimethyl-8-ribityllumazine synthase: protein MKNIEGDVTATNSKIAILISRFNNFINQNLLHGAIDTLNRIGKIQNNNITVIKVPGSYEIPIIANIISNVKKYHGIIALGTIIKGETIHFDKLATDIISKISNISIKNNIPIALGILMTENIEQAINRSGTKLGNKGSEAALTVLEMINIIKIIQN from the coding sequence ATAAAAAATATTGAAGGTGATGTAACGGCAACAAACTCAAAAATAGCAATTTTAATATCCCGATTTAATAATTTTATTAATCAAAACTTATTACATGGTGCCATTGATACCTTAAATAGAATTGGAAAAATACAAAATAATAACATCACCGTTATTAAAGTTCCTGGATCGTATGAAATTCCTATAATTGCAAATATTATTTCTAATGTAAAAAAATACCACGGAATTATCGCACTGGGAACTATTATTAAAGGTGAAACAATTCATTTTGATAAACTAGCAACTGATATTATCTCTAAAATATCCAATATCAGTATCAAAAATAATATACCAATCGCTCTTGGTATTTTAATGACTGAAAATATTGAACAAGCTATAAATCGCTCAGGAACAAAATTAGGAAATAAAGGAAGTGAAGCAGCACTAACTGTATTAGAAATGATTAATATTATTAAAATAATTCAAAATTAA
- the ribD gene encoding bifunctional diaminohydroxyphosphoribosylaminopyrimidine deaminase/5-amino-6-(5-phosphoribosylamino)uracil reductase RibD — protein sequence MNDFLNQKKQFVQDTYYMEKTIQLAKKGKYTTAPNPNVGCIIVHKKKIVGIGWHYKSGENHAEVNAINMAGKLSKNGTAYISLEPCNHFGKTPPCCNLIIKSGIKRVVIAMLDPDPKMSGKSVKYLKKHGIQVTVGILLKKSQNINLGYLKRINHGIPWIQLKMAISLDGKIAMKNGESQWITSKDARQDTHRLRALSSAILSTSSTILNDNPKLTVRCNMNKKCQKKYIQPKRIIIDSQNRVQPNHQIIQEKISEIWLIRLYHDKKIWPTHVKQIILPKYKKYINLKKLFQFLGKEKINTVWVECGTNLFSNMIKLHLIDELILYVAPKMLGHLAKPLFFNTQELDLNTINTFSFTSIKSIGSDIRIKLKPQCKNLIY from the coding sequence ATGAATGATTTTTTAAATCAAAAAAAACAGTTTGTTCAAGATACATATTATATGGAAAAAACAATTCAATTAGCAAAAAAAGGAAAATATACTACCGCACCTAATCCAAATGTAGGCTGTATTATTGTCCATAAAAAAAAAATTGTCGGCATAGGTTGGCATTATAAATCAGGTGAAAATCATGCAGAAGTAAATGCTATTAATATGGCTGGAAAATTATCAAAAAATGGAACAGCATATATTTCACTAGAACCATGCAATCATTTTGGAAAAACACCGCCATGCTGCAATTTAATTATTAAGTCGGGTATTAAAAGAGTAGTTATAGCTATGTTAGATCCAGATCCAAAAATGTCCGGAAAAAGTGTAAAATATTTAAAAAAACATGGTATACAAGTAACAGTTGGAATATTATTAAAAAAATCGCAAAATATAAATTTAGGATACTTAAAAAGAATAAACCATGGAATACCATGGATACAATTAAAAATGGCTATTTCTCTAGATGGTAAAATAGCCATGAAAAATGGTGAAAGCCAATGGATTACCAGTAAAGATGCAAGGCAAGATACACACCGATTACGCGCATTAAGTTCAGCCATTTTGAGTACTAGTAGTACTATTTTAAATGATAATCCTAAACTTACTGTTCGGTGTAATATGAATAAAAAATGTCAAAAAAAATATATACAACCAAAAAGAATTATTATAGATAGTCAAAACCGTGTACAACCTAACCATCAAATTATTCAAGAAAAAATCAGTGAAATATGGTTAATTCGATTATATCATGACAAAAAAATTTGGCCTACACATGTTAAGCAAATTATATTACCAAAATATAAAAAATATATCAATTTAAAGAAATTATTTCAATTTTTAGGAAAAGAAAAAATAAACACAGTATGGGTAGAATGCGGTACAAACTTATTCAGTAATATGATTAAATTACATTTAATAGATGAATTAATTTTATATGTAGCACCAAAAATGTTAGGTCACTTAGCAAAACCGTTATTTTTCAATACACAAGAACTTGACTTAAATACAATTAATACGTTTTCTTTTACTAGTATAAAATCTATCGGATCAGATATACGAATTAAATTAAAACCCCAATGTAAAAATTTAATATATTAA
- the nusB gene encoding transcription antitermination factor NusB, whose translation MNPKFRRRARQYVVQALYTWEISRNDIIDIKNQYLKNINTQIVDIKYFHEAITEVIHNYKTLDIKITSCLNRKLQKIGQIEKAILRLSFYELYNRADIPYKVSINEGIELAKLFGSENSHKFINGVLQHAANKINHQQ comes from the coding sequence ATGAATCCGAAATTTAGAAGACGTGCAAGACAGTATGTAGTACAAGCTCTTTATACTTGGGAAATATCACGAAATGATATTATAGATATTAAAAATCAATATTTAAAAAATATTAATACTCAAATTGTAGATATAAAATATTTTCATGAAGCAATTACAGAAGTAATTCATAATTATAAAACGCTTGATATAAAAATTACATCATGTTTAAATAGAAAACTTCAAAAAATTGGACAAATAGAAAAAGCAATATTAAGATTATCTTTCTATGAATTATATAATCGAGCTGATATTCCATACAAAGTATCAATTAATGAAGGTATTGAATTAGCAAAATTGTTTGGATCAGAAAACAGTCATAAATTTATAAATGGTGTTCTACAACATGCAGCTAATAAAATCAATCACCAACAATAA
- a CDS encoding MFS transporter, which produces MNDYKLNTHEIRITIGVCIIFMLRMLGMFMVTPAMHTTGILFPHSNKFLIGVAIGIYGLMQAIFQIPFGFLSNRIGYKYTILIGLLLFFIGSIILCFSNSIFGIIIGRGLQGIGTVSSVFIALLSHVIREQNYIKSISCIGITFGISFLSAIILGPIIIEYFGLYGLFKIIVLASILCILVALKYVFPYCDTVFYQNKEKISIYQTNSFMKKYDVFAYVISIFFLHFLLTLNFIIFPKNMELLGYVLKKHFEIYTIIIILSLFITIPLIIFSEKKKYIRLLMIFVIFMMIMSSMILLIFKLNFFIFFTSMYLFFVSFILSETFIPSLLSRILSIEYKNIIMSIYSTSQFLGIALGGALGGLTYQCCGMKTVFLLDISISVVWLIIFYFITPPKYICSISILINKKRNFKLDIDTLLQNDSGIILIEYSKSDAFLLIKFDSTKTDADRIRYFLQDKKY; this is translated from the coding sequence ATGAATGACTATAAATTAAATACACATGAAATACGTATTACGATTGGTGTATGTATTATTTTTATGTTAAGAATGTTAGGAATGTTTATGGTAACACCAGCAATGCATACAACTGGTATATTATTTCCTCATTCCAATAAATTTTTAATTGGTGTTGCAATAGGTATTTATGGATTAATGCAGGCAATTTTTCAAATACCTTTTGGTTTTTTATCAAATCGAATTGGTTATAAATATACCATTTTAATTGGTTTATTGTTATTTTTTATTGGTAGTATTATTTTATGTTTTAGTAATTCGATTTTTGGAATTATTATTGGTCGAGGATTACAAGGTATAGGTACAGTTTCATCTGTTTTTATAGCATTACTTTCACATGTTATTAGAGAACAAAATTATATTAAGTCAATTTCTTGTATTGGTATTACTTTTGGAATATCTTTTTTATCTGCTATTATTCTTGGACCGATAATTATTGAATATTTTGGTTTATATGGTTTGTTTAAAATCATTGTACTTGCATCTATTTTATGTATATTGGTTGCTTTAAAATATGTATTTCCATACTGTGATACAGTATTTTACCAAAATAAAGAAAAAATTAGTATTTATCAAACTAATAGTTTTATGAAAAAATATGATGTTTTTGCCTATGTTATTAGTATATTTTTTTTACATTTTTTGTTAACTTTAAATTTTATTATTTTTCCAAAGAATATGGAGTTATTAGGTTATGTATTAAAAAAACATTTTGAAATTTATACTATAATTATTATTTTATCATTATTTATCACTATTCCGTTAATAATATTTTCAGAAAAAAAAAAATATATACGATTATTAATGATTTTTGTTATTTTTATGATGATTATGTCATCAATGATACTATTAATTTTTAAATTGAATTTTTTTATATTTTTTACAAGTATGTATCTTTTTTTTGTTTCATTTATTTTATCTGAAACTTTTATTCCATCTTTATTAAGTAGAATATTATCTATAGAATATAAAAATATTATAATGAGTATATATTCGACAAGTCAATTTCTTGGTATAGCTTTAGGAGGAGCATTAGGTGGATTAACATACCAATGTTGCGGTATGAAAACTGTGTTTTTATTAGATATTTCAATTTCAGTGGTTTGGTTGATAATTTTTTATTTTATTACTCCACCAAAATATATATGTAGCATATCAATTTTAATCAATAAAAAACGTAATTTTAAATTAGATATAGATACATTATTACAAAATGATTCTGGAATTATATTGATTGAGTATTCAAAATCAGACGCTTTTTTATTAATAAAATTTGATAGTACAAAAACAGATGCAGATAGAATTAGATATTTTTTACAAGATAAAAAATATTGA
- a CDS encoding TusE/DsrC/DsvC family sulfur relay protein — protein sequence MIHKKWNIKIAQNIAQQESIILTDQHWEIINFIRLCYNKFNIIPPNRMLLKLMQKKFEIEKCNNTYLLSLFPKGINKQANKIAGLPKSNICL from the coding sequence ATGATACATAAAAAATGGAATATAAAAATTGCACAAAATATTGCACAACAAGAATCAATTATATTAACAGATCAGCATTGGGAAATAATTAATTTTATTAGATTATGTTATAATAAATTTAATATTATTCCGCCAAATAGAATGTTATTGAAATTAATGCAAAAAAAATTTGAAATAGAAAAATGTAATAATACATACTTATTATCATTATTTCCTAAAGGTATTAATAAACAGGCAAATAAAATTGCAGGATTACCAAAATCAAATATATGTTTATAA
- the cyoE gene encoding heme o synthase, with the protein MKHFIQLIKPRIIFVNLIAVLGGFFFSLSKTVNFILLFFILFGSATIIASACIFNNIIDIDIDKNMIRTKKRILIISKKFIIPAKITGLFLFFLSVLIFLTKINILSCVLAVIGFFFYVVVYSLYMKRVSIYDVIIGSIAGAMPPLIGYCAVVNTIDLKAILLFLICLIWQIPHSYAILILYHRDYNIVKIPTIVNQKGKLNTLKNIMFYIFIFIILISLLYFFHYLFFIFFILLFFLSVSWFFIAYIYYIFIEDINLSRLLFFWSIIVILFLHLILIINYMFL; encoded by the coding sequence ATGAAGCATTTTATTCAATTAATAAAACCCAGAATTATATTTGTTAATCTTATTGCAGTATTAGGTGGTTTTTTTTTTTCTTTATCTAAAACAGTAAATTTTATATTATTATTTTTTATATTATTTGGATCGGCTACTATTATTGCTTCTGCTTGTATATTTAATAATATTATTGATATTGATATTGATAAAAATATGATTCGTACTAAAAAACGTATTTTAATAATATCTAAAAAATTTATAATACCTGCAAAAATTACAGGATTATTTTTATTTTTTTTAAGTGTATTAATTTTTTTAACAAAAATTAATATATTATCATGTGTATTGGCTGTTATAGGTTTTTTTTTTTATGTTGTCGTATATAGTTTATATATGAAACGTGTTTCAATTTATGATGTTATAATTGGTAGTATTGCTGGTGCTATGCCACCGCTAATTGGATATTGTGCAGTGGTTAATACGATAGATTTAAAAGCAATATTATTGTTTTTAATATGTTTAATTTGGCAAATTCCACATTCTTATGCTATTTTAATTTTATATCATCGAGATTATAATATAGTAAAAATACCTACTATCGTGAATCAAAAAGGGAAATTAAATACTTTAAAAAATATTATGTTTTATATTTTTATATTCATAATATTGATTTCCCTTCTTTATTTTTTTCATTACTTATTTTTCATATTTTTTATATTATTATTTTTTTTGAGTGTATCCTGGTTTTTCATAGCATATATTTATTACATATTTATTGAGGATATAAATCTTTCAAGATTATTATTTTTTTGGTCTATTATTGTTATTTTATTTTTACATCTAATTTTAATTATAAACTATATGTTTTTATAA
- the cyoD gene encoding cytochrome o ubiquinol oxidase subunit IV, with amino-acid sequence MNNIVIQNYKIYQELKSYFLGFIFSLILTIIPFSVVFKRFFNIHITFFIVIMCAVIQCLVHVKYFLHLSFSVEHVWNITFLIFTILVIFIIIFGSIWIMHNLNHHFIYHNHNIV; translated from the coding sequence ATGAATAATATTGTTATACAAAATTATAAAATTTATCAAGAGTTAAAATCTTATTTTTTGGGATTTATCTTTTCTTTAATATTAACAATTATACCTTTTAGTGTAGTATTTAAACGTTTTTTTAATATCCATATTACTTTTTTTATAGTTATTATGTGTGCTGTTATACAATGTTTGGTACATGTAAAATATTTTTTACATTTAAGTTTTTCTGTAGAACATGTTTGGAATATTACATTTTTAATTTTTACAATATTAGTCATTTTTATTATTATATTCGGATCAATATGGATTATGCATAATTTAAATCATCATTTTATATATCATAATCATAATATTGTGTGA
- a CDS encoding cytochrome c oxidase subunit 3 → MQKNIIKNKKKYTVYDIHNIGKSMFGFWLYLMSDGILFATMFAVYCVTSINVTFNINFFNLKISFLETVLLLLSSIFCGIFVISAKYKNFFLIYFFLFLTFICGLCFIIMEYYEFYHLISLGYIPQKNGFLSSFFSLIGMHGIHVIFGLFWILGLSFHIHKLYFSNTIYTRILCFSLFWHFLDIIWICIFTVVYLMGNIS, encoded by the coding sequence ATGCAGAAGAATATTATTAAAAATAAAAAAAAATATACTGTTTATGATATTCATAATATTGGTAAGAGTATGTTTGGATTTTGGCTTTATTTAATGAGTGATGGTATATTATTTGCAACTATGTTTGCAGTATATTGTGTTACTTCGATTAACGTTACATTTAATATAAATTTTTTTAATTTAAAAATTTCGTTTTTAGAGACAGTATTGTTGTTGTTAAGTTCAATTTTTTGTGGAATTTTCGTAATTAGCGCTAAATATAAAAATTTTTTTTTAATATATTTCTTTTTATTTTTAACATTTATTTGTGGTTTGTGTTTTATAATTATGGAATATTATGAGTTTTATCATTTAATTTCATTGGGGTATATACCACAAAAAAATGGATTTTTATCTTCTTTTTTTAGTTTAATTGGGATGCATGGTATACATGTTATTTTTGGTTTATTTTGGATTTTAGGTTTATCGTTTCATATACATAAATTATATTTTAGTAATACAATTTATACTCGGATTTTATGTTTTAGTTTATTTTGGCACTTTTTAGATATTATTTGGATTTGTATTTTTACGGTAGTATATTTGATGGGAAATATATCATGA